From a single Apium graveolens cultivar Ventura chromosome 2, ASM990537v1, whole genome shotgun sequence genomic region:
- the LOC141695614 gene encoding uncharacterized protein LOC141695614: MFLSLMIPGPPSPGKNLDVYLRPLIDELKVLWKDGVQTWDVSTPTNFNLRAALIWTISDFPAYGMLLGWSIHRKLACPYCMEHTKSFTLQKGRKPCWFDCHRRCLPENHPFRRNRENFRKGKVENDRPVPRLSGTEMRARVMKLPVIPFDNNDKKISGFGESHNWVRTSIFWELPYWSTNLIRHNLDVMHVEMNVFDNVFNTVMNVTGKTKDNDKVRLDLKYIYKRPALELQKSSNGKTVKLHARYTLTKKQIEDVCIWIKSLKLPDGYASNIARCVTDKTPHGKLKGMKSHDCHVFLERLLPIAFRDQLYKPIHDALTELSHFFNDLCAKSLNEKDVSILEKNIIEITCKLEKIFPPGFFDSMEHLTIHLPYEARVGGPVQYSWMYPFERLMGMLKRAVKNRACVEGSICEAYSFNEISMFVSDYFPDEVLTKANRVPRNNDGGNIELNGRLSVFGLLDRAYGKGRHIFLSEKDVHAAHTYILLNCEEIDELVRLYDDDLKVKCLGITDKDIQISRNKDFARWIKDKALSEESTIPANVQGLAMGPDMDQVCRNSYKVNGYEYETKKVVKIDQRL; the protein is encoded by the exons ATGTTTCTCTCTCTCATGATTCCAGGTCCTCCAAGTCCAGGAAAGAACTTAGATGTGTATTTGAGGCCTCTCATAGATGAGTTGAAGGTACTGTGGAAAGATGGCGTACAAACTTGGGATGTTTCAACACCGACAAATTTTAACCTTAGGGCAGCGCTTATTTGGACTATAAGCGACTTTCCGGCCTATGGTATGTTATTAGGATGGAGCATACATCGGAAGTTGGCTTGTCCATATTGCATGGAGCATACCAAGTCTTTCACTCTACAAAAAGGTCGAAAACCTTGCTGGTTTGATTGTCATCGTCGATGTTTGCCAGAAAATCACCCTTTCCGAAGAAACAGAGAAAACTTCAGGAAAGGTAAAGTAGAAAATGATAGGCCTGTACCTCGATTGTCAGGAACAGAGATGCGAGCCCGTGTGATGAAACTTCCGGTCATCCCATTTGATAATAATGATAAGAAAATTAGTGGGTTTGGTGAATCTCATAATTGGGTTCGGACAAGTATCTTTTGGGAATTACCTTATTGGTCTACAAATTTGATTCGTCATAATCTAGATGTAATGCATGTTGAAATGAATGTGTTTGACAACGTTTTTAACACCGTGATGAATGTTACAGGGAAGACAAAAGATAATGATAAGGTACGTTTGGACTTGAAATATATCTATAAGCGTCCTGCATTAGAGCTTCAAAAATCCTCTAATGGTAAGACTGTCAAACTGCATGCAAGGTACACATTGACCAAAAAGCAAATTGAAGATGTGTGCATATGGATTAAATCCCTGAAACTACCGGATGGATATGCCTCAAATATTGCAAGATGTGTGACGGATAAGACCCCGCATGGAAAACTGAAAGGGATGAAGAGTCATGACTGTCATGTATTCTTGGAAAGACTTTTACCTATAGCATTTCGGGATCAGTTGTATAAACCTATACATGATGCTTTGACGGAACTTAGTcatttttttaatgatttatgTGCAAAATCATTAAATGAGAAGGACGTGTCCATACTTGAAAAAAACATCATAGAGATCACGTGTAAACTGGAAAAAATCTTTCCACCTGGGTTTTTTGACTCTATGGAGCATTTGACAATACATCTTCCTTATGAAGCTCGTGTTGGGGGTCCAGTTCAGTATAGTTGGATGTACCCTTTCGAGAGGTTGATGGGAATGCTCAAACGGGCAGTGAAGAATAGAGCTTGTGTTGAGGGTTCGATATGTGAGGCATATAGTTTTAATGAGATTTCTATGTTTGTCTCCGACTATTTTCCGGACGAAGTCTTGACCAAGGCTAATCGCGTCCCGAGAAATAATGATGGGGGAAATATTGAACTAAATGGCAGGCTTTCTGTATTTGGTCTATTAGACCGTGCTTATGGAAAAGGGAGGCACATTTTCTTGTCTGAGAAAGATGTACATGCTGCACACACTTATATTCTTCTCAATTGTGAAGAGATTGATGAACTTGTGAG ATTGTATGATGACGATTTAAAAGTGAAGTGTCTTGGCATAACAGATAAAGATATTCAAATCAGCCGTAATAAAGATTTTGCACGTTGGATTAAGGACAAA GCCTTGTCTGAAGAATCAACGATTCCGGCTAATGTACAAGGCCTAGCTATGGGACCAGACATGGACCAAGTATGCCGTAATAGTTATAAAGTAAATGGTTatgaatatgagacaaagaaggtggttaaaattgatcaaagattatga